A genomic region of Anopheles coustani chromosome 3, idAnoCousDA_361_x.2, whole genome shotgun sequence contains the following coding sequences:
- the LOC131265973 gene encoding uncharacterized protein LOC131265973 has protein sequence MDKYVTVVSVDDQLQMASVVGVASSVNVPATATAVVANGIPQDPTMNGGVTKKNSSNHGEGAGSPTSHSDSAAAAAKSQQEEQEDSQFVTVLSINHGGDGGARGGRGERPNAPEVVLVYRLPGERLGFGLKFQGGTKSNEKIQRLFIQSCAENSPASRVQASWGHLREGDEILEIDGVSVTRMTRIECVKCLKDSNVAIKLLVRNGEGKVQNFYSESHTVGNGGVPGESGNGAEGGGGGSGDLPERKGAPPPPPPVPPRKLHKRKQSTVEQPNGNSGESGDTGGGPPSKVGTGPAPVAAQPPPPEPFVPPPDPETYSNLFAVDDISDLISESDDTASTISTVVDKFSICSSSLSSEDYTIPSNGPNGIGQSIELAKALKPFTLLEQEFNLESKFEPTNLFTFKPPPPLTNVVQLEVPAAVEKPPTAAAAAAGEYENVTIMKVDENRNYENVAVPYGGPYENVTIQTVQPYENMVLHRAPFGVGSSGRRVSSAEVLNDSGGVYENVELKAAVPPRPLPRQAAALVEPKKRAPIPVPIPIVVPPPRLKPTKQANGGSPPTAVAVVVPPIQSTTNPPPVAPLGAEYNTIQNWLQEATEVIHECALVTSSSGEPGAEADKTVPTSSNKDSPPGAAVVGADLPRLIDFHPKVSLSMEGLEEVEAVAPPASPTSGVRYEGPPAQHHPDDTDEGQYELPEPAAIVRKCIKIISSEDHTYIESSSSDDDDDDKMYRRDRSEDEDDRSSVLSREATTPEQFLSGDGYSDEDGEKLGPPEIVSGGPSEAYFNFPWTSNLLPPIGEVEEEFSSLEHQHNGPIVIIDTADETVINDTNNNQQRERKKPLDDESPKLPHSALPSSKIVTKISNRGEAQSAVMDLEGASEQKPASSGMERDSMMSSPGAIRDRDARNDRDQTDSNGCFTPDSLDEAYDEPDGEAQEPEEPGMQSRTAAMMVVEACVNSPRDADNDDEKISVQTPTSTCESEIVPDDANSSAENGEQEQEPNPLPVASERTSVTMEDGNGSANVEASGGSALVDKAALSSAPNPIEIKAATKAVKVEEDDSNIDAICGDVDIVVGDTVESDFEELVKAQVEPLDVEDSSEQIQQIHERIIGAVGGE, from the exons ATGGATAAATATGTAACCGTCGTCTCGGTGGACGATCAGCTGCAGATGGCTTCCGTCGTTGGCGTTGCGTCGAGTGTGAACGTTccggcgacggcgacggcggtAGTCGCGAATGGCATTCCTCAAGACCCGACGATGAACGGTGGAGTGACGAAGAAAAACAGCTCCAATCATGGAGAAGGTGCCGGTTCGCCAACGTCGCAttccgattccgcagcagcagcagcaaagtcACAGCAGGAGGAGCAGGAAGATTCACAGTTCGTGACGGTACTGTCGATCAACCATGGCGGGGACGGAGGAGCAAGGGGTGGACGAGGGGAGCGACCAAACGCGCCGGAAGTGGTGCTCGTCTACCGGCTACCGGGGGAGCGGCTCGGCTTCGGGCTGAAGTTCCAGGGTGGCACGAAAAGCAACGAGAAAATCCAGCGACTTTTCATACAGTCGTGCGCGGAAAACAGTCCGGCGTCGCGCGTACAGGCGAGCTGGGGACATCTGCGCGAGGGCGACGAAATACTCGAGATCGACGGTGTGAGCGTGACCCGAATGACCCGCATCGAGTGCGTCAAGTGTCTGAAGGACAGCAACGTTGCCATCAAGCTGTTGGTTCGCAACGGCGAAGGGAAGGTACAGAACTTCTACAGCGAAAGCCACACCGTCGGTAATGGCGGTGTGCCCGGTGAGAGTGGTAACGGTGCGgaaggtggcggtggtggtagcGGTGATCTACCGGAGCGTAAAGGTGCGCCACCTCCTCCGCCACCCGTTCCACCGAGAAAGCTTCACAAACGGAAGCAATCGACGGTGGAACAACCGAACGGTAACAGCGGTGAATCGGGAGACACCGGTGGAGGTCCACCGAGTAAGGTGGGCACCGGGCCAGCGCCGGTTGCtgcccaaccaccaccaccggagcCATTTGTACCGCCGCCGGATCCGGAGACCTACAGCAACCTGTTCGCGGTCGATGACATCAGCGATCTGATCTCGGAGTCGGACGATACGGCGAGCACCATCTCGACGGTGGTGGACAAGTTCTCGATCTGCTCGTCGAGCCTGTCGTCGGAGGACTACACCATACCGTCGAACGGGCCGAACGGCATCGGACAGAGCATCGAGCTGGCGAAGGCCCTGAAGCCTTTCACGCTGCTCGAGCAAGAGTTCAATCTGGAGAGCAAGTTCGAGCCGACCAACCTGTTCACCTTCAAGCCACCGCCACCGTTGACGAATGTGGTCCAGCTGGAGGTGCCGGCTGCTGTGGAAAAGCCaccgactgctgctgctgctgctgctggggagTACGAAAATGTCACCATTATGAAGGTGGACGAAAATCGCAACTACGAGAACGTGGCCGTGCCGTACGGCGGGCCGTACGAGAACGTCACCATACAGACAGTGCAGCCGTACGAGAATATGGTGCTGCACCGGGCACCGTTCGGTGTGGGCTCGTCGGGTCGGCGTGTGTCGAGTGCGGAGGTTCTGAACGATTCTGGTGGTGTGTATGAAAATGTCGAACTGAAAGCTGCAGTGCCACCACGTCCACTGCCTCGACAGGCGGCTGCCCTAGTGGAGCCAAAAAAGCGGGCTCCGATACCGGTTCCGATACCGATCGTTGTACCACCGCCTCGTCTAAAGCCAACGAAGCAAGCGAACGGAGGTAGCCCACCGACAGCGGTGGCAGTTGTTGTCCCCCCAATCCAATCGACGACAAACCCTCCTCCGGTAGCGCCCCTTGGAGCTGAATACAACACCATCCAAAACTGGTTGCAGGAAGCGACGGAGGTGATTCACGAGTGTGCACTGGTGACAAGTTCCAGTGGCGAACCTGGCGCGGAGGCAGATAAAACAGTCCCGACATCAAGCAACAAAGATTCACCCCCTGGTGCCGCGGTGGTCGGAGCAGATCTTCCACGCTTGATCGACTTTCATCCGAAAGTGTCCCTCTCGATGGAAGGTCTCGAGGAGGTGGAAGCCGTCGCACCACCAGCGTCACCCACGTCGGGTGTCCGCTACGAGGGACCGCCGGCACAGCATCACCCCGACGACACCGACGAGGGTCAATACGAGCTACCGGAACCGGCAGCGATCGTACGCAAGTGCATCAAAATCATTTCCAGCGAGGACCACACGTACATCGAGAGCAGCTCgagtgacgatgatgatgacgacaaaATGTACCGGCGGGATCGCTCGGAGGATGAGGATGACCGTAGCAGTGTGCTTTCGCGCGAAGCGACCACGCCGGAGCAGTTCCTTAGCGGGGACGGATACAGCGACGAGGATGGCGAAAAGCTTGGGCCGCCCGAGATTGTGTCCGGCGGGCCGTCGGAGGCGTACTTTAATTTCCCCTGGACGTCTAATCTGCTGCCGCCGATCGGGGAAGTGGAGGAAGAATTTTCCTCGCTAGAGCACCAACATAATGG CCCGATAGTTATTATCGATACGGCCGACGAGACCGTTATCAATGacacaaacaacaaccagcagcgtgaaaggaaaaaaccgCTCGATGACGAATCGCCCAAACTGCCACATTCGGCCCTGCCGTCGAGCAAAATAGTCACCAAAATATCGAACCGTGGCGAAGCGCAGAGTGCAGTGATGGATTTGGAAGGCGCAAGTGAACAGAAGCCAGCCAGTTCCGGGATGGAGCGCGATAGCATGATGAGCTCGCCGGGAGCGATCCGTGATcgtgatgctagaaacgatcgAGATCAAACCGATTCGAATGGTTGCTTTACACCCGACAGTCTCGACGAAGCGTACGATGAGCCGGACGGTGAAGCACAGGAGCCGGAAGAACCCGGTATGCAATCACGCACGGCtgcgatgatggtggtggaggcgTGTGTAAACAGTCCGCGCGACGCTGATAACGACGATGAGAAGATCTCGGTGCAGACTCCAACATCCACCTGCGAGTCCGAGATCGTGCCGGACGATGCAAACAGTAGCGCCGAGAACGGCGAGCAGGAACAGGAACCAAACCCGCTTCCAGTGGCGTCCGAGCGAACGAGCGTAACGATGGAAGACGGCAACGGTAGTGCGAACGTAGAAGCGAGCGGTGGTAGTGCGTTAGTTGATAAGGCGGCACTTTCGAGTGCACCGAATCCGATCGAGATTAAGGCAGCAACGAAGGCCGTTAAGGTGGAGGAGGACGATAGCAATATCGATGCGATTTGCGGTGACGTAGACATCGTCGTAGGCGATACCGTTGAGAGTGACTTCGAGGAGCTGGTCAAAGCGCAGGTCGAACCACTCGACGTCGAGGACAGTTCGGAGCAGATACAACAGATTCATGAGCGAATCATT GGTGCTGTCGGCGGTGAGTGA